A single Metarhizium brunneum chromosome 5, complete sequence DNA region contains:
- the hac1 gene encoding Transcriptional activator hac1, which translates to MALQQASPVAKFEASPTESFISLPGDNYSPLFAPSTPSSTINPIDMMTPQSFSEDMQTPQLPAIKEETGASPSPEDIPTSSEKKQTKKRKSWGQVLPEPKTNLPPRKRAKTEDEKEQRRVERVLRNRRAAQSSRERKRLEVEALEHRNKELEAMLTTAKLANYALLEELKQFRRDTGVVTRSSSPLNPLRDAPLSLSPELFSSQDGHNPLKDTAHLVDELINSTVNPTVNPASLSPALSPVPDETQTDEASKESQPAVSQVGEGAQVVPGLADSDVALLGMGSAAPDDAAFSLGDSFGLSKASDTDRYVLESGLLASPSSSTLDDDYLAGDFATGFSGQSTFDPFDIDDFLNDDANHVASDIMAASDYAAADHSFEPKVNDAEIQVP; encoded by the exons ATGGCGCTCCAGCAAGCATCCCCAGTGGCCAAGTTTGAGGCCTCACCAACCGAGTCCTTCATCTCTCTGCCTGGTGACAACTACTCACCCCTCTTCGCCCCCAGCACTCCCTCATCAACCATCAACCCCATCGACATGATGACCCCTCAGTCCTTTTCAGAAGACATGCAGACTCCTCAACTGCCTGCCATCAAGGAAGAGACCGGGGCCAGCCCCTCGCCCGAGGACATCCCTACATCATcagagaagaagcagacaaAGAAGAGGAAATCATGGGGCCAAGTTCTCCCAGAGCCCAAGACAAACCTTCCCCCGAG AAAGCGAGCCAAGACTGAGGACGAGAAGGAGCAGCGACGTGTCGAGCGTGTTCTTCGGAATCGCCGCGCGGCCCAGTCTTCACGAGAGCGAAAGCGTCTCGAAGTCGAGGCGTTGGAGCATCGCAATAAGGAACTTGAAGCGATGCTCACCACTGCAAAATTAGCCAACTACGCGTTGCTAGAGGAGCTGAAACAGTTCAGACGCGATACTGGTGTTGTCACTCGATCATCTTCGCCCTTGAACCCGCTCCGTGACGCTCCTCTGTCTCTGTCACCAGAGCTGTTTAGTTCCCAAGATGGCCACAACCCATTAAAGGATACCGCCCACCTGGTAGACGAACTCATCAACTCGACTGTCAATCCTACTGTCAATCCAGCCTCACTGTCTCCCGCGCTGTCCCCTGTCCCCGATGAGACCCAAACTGATGAAGCCTCAAAGGAGTCGCA ACCTGCAGTGTCACAAGTCGGCGAAGGTGCCCAAGTCGTTCCAGGACTCGCAGACTCCGATGTCGCCCTACTTGGTATGGGCTCTGCAGCTCCGGATGATGCTGCTTTCAGCCTCGGCGATTCTTTCGGCCTGTCAAAGGCCTCTGACACAGATCGCTATGTCCTCGAAAGCGGGCTTCTCGCTTCTCCCAGCTCCTCAACTCTTGACGACGATTATCTGGCTGGTGACTTTGCCACCGGCTTCTCGGGTCAGTCAACCTTCGACCCCTTCGACATCGACGACTTCCTCAACGACGATGCCAACCATGTCGCCTCTGACATTATGGCAGCGAGCGACTATGCCGCTGCGGACCACAGCTTCGAGCCCAAAGTCAATGACGCTGAGATTCAAGTCCCTTAA
- the nuo20.9 gene encoding NADH-ubiquinone oxidoreductase 20 subunit: MAETATKQAPSTYVGTSKVVQTDYPLIDNDPHFKRVVGYARTSDYVAGGAAAAFAPGALYALEKFAPSYVGKGGFAKAMRLAGAVGIAGGFLYFYQRSCLRFYGATENAREIEMDMREMVAKVKAGQSLYGESRLSPYLQGVAARQSRYSALFFSTVPWFNFVNHNQHGVDTAKYYQQAERELEMERAAKSS; the protein is encoded by the exons ATGGCCGAAACCGCGACCAAGCAGGCGCCTTCGACCTATGTCGGGACGAGCAAGGTCGTCCAGACGGATTACCCG CTCATCGATAACGACCC TCACTTCAAGCGAGTTGTTGGATATGCACGAACGTCCGACTACGTTGCTGGCGGTGCAGCTGCTGCATTTGCCCCCGGCGCCCTCTACGCCCTCGAGAAGTTTGCCCCCTCATACGTCGGTAAGGGCGGTTTTGCCAAAGCTATGCGATTAGCTGGCGCTGTTGGTATTGCTGGCGGTTTCCTCTACTTTTACCAGCGATCATGTC TGCGATTCTACGGCGCTACCGAAAACGCCCGCGAGATCGAGATGGACATGCGAGAAATggtggccaaggtcaaggcggGCCAGTCCCTGTACGGTGAAAGCAGATTGAGCCCATACCTGCAAGGTGTTGCAGCCCGACAAAGCAGATACTCTgcgctcttcttcagcacTGTACCGTGGTTTAACTTTGTCAACCACAATCAGCACGGCGTGGACACAGCCAAATACTATCAGCAAGCGGAGCGGGAGTTGGAGATGGAGCGAGCTGCCAAGAGTTCGTAG
- the cctP_2 gene encoding Phenylalanine aminomutase L-beta-phenylalanine forming, which translates to MHSRQKYKLLGQRSSRASQDDVESDDDATFSAQELALARAKKIIYALLFMLGVTTVSTAVLLTRQRCSLASPSFFDLETNVPVPISHDNHTIEDPMWDSPEYDWYLGWVALQNDVAQSKGLPTAMHWPWDSSRSIYILHGFHSLHCVFLLRDVIMQYHDNKAQAWPYGHVTHCLHVLREDVMCAADDTPRYTGRLHAQENETVVESGIGQVRMCRDWNKLRQHAIDNSACYYRPGDHYIPLLDRYKRCPDGSKPWEKEE; encoded by the exons ATGCACTCGCGCCAAAAATACAAATTGTTGGGTCAGAGGTCGTCCCGTGCTTCACAAGACGACGTTGAGTCTGATGATGACGCTACATTCTCGGCACAAGAATTGGCCTTGGCGCGGGCAAAGAAGATTATATACGCCCTACTTTTTATGCTTGGCGTGACTACCGTTTCAACGGCTGTGCTCTTGACCAGACAGCGGTGCTCTCTCGCCTCTCCAAGTTTCT TTGATCTAGAAACCAACGTGCCGGTGCCCATTTCCCATGATAACCATACCATCGAAGACCCTATGTGGGATTCTCCCGAGTATGACTGGTACCTAGGATGGGTGGCGCTGCAAAACGACGTTGCCCAGTCCAAGGGCTTGCCTACCGCCATGCACTGGCCCTGGGACAGCTCCAGGAGCATATATATATTGCACGGGTTTCACTCTTTACACTGCGTG TTCTTGCTGCGCGACGTCATAATGCAGTACCACGATAACAAGGCGCAAGCATGGCCATACGGACATGTAACGCACTGCCTACATGTCCTTCGCGAGGACGTCATGTGTGCCGCTGACGACACGCCGCGGTATACGGGGCGGTTGCACGCGCAGGAGAACGAGACCGTGGTGGAATCAGGGATAGGCCAGGTTCGCATGTGCCGCGACTGGAACAAGCTGCGCCAGCACGCTATTGACAACTCTGCTTGCTACTATCGTCCTGGCGATCATTATATTCCGCTGCTGGATCGTTATAAGAGGTGTCCGGATGGGAGCAAGCcttgggagaaggaggaatAG
- the CSM3 gene encoding Chromosome segregation in meiosis protein 3 yields the protein MSTLLSAGQLPPNRHDDLDNYDLSDDPFASPSPSPRAKKRKEPPSQGLGIDEEVSVQKRARPPLVKLDEDRLLGPAGLPKLRQRARELKIKGKGHEFSDAARLLSFYQMWLDDLFPKAKFLDALAMVEKAGHKKRVLTARSEMINESKPKDTIEEIDSELDAFGSIEPMEAGSSKDARPQTPLQDDVPDDEDLYGATPRITRTQQHEADDEDDLDALIAESEGQDSKQKSQVVDIHDEDDLDALIMEAETADHGNVVQKTVNANNNDFADEEAAMQEMDGIW from the exons ATGTCGACATTACTTTCAGCCGGTCAATTACCGCCCAATCGCCACGATGATTTGGACAACTACGACTTATCAGACGATCCATTTGCATCGCCCAGCCCCTCACCTCGagccaagaagcgcaaggagCCCCCGTCACAGGGCCTAGGTATAGACGAGGAGGTTTCCGTCCAGAAACGCGCAAGACCTCCGCTCGTGAAGCTCGATGAGGACAG ATTATTAGGTCCCGCCGGACTGCCCAAACTTCGCCAACGAGCACGCGAATTGAAAATCAAAGGCAAGGGGCACGAGTTCTCAGACGCAGCTCGCCTCTTATCATTCTACCAGATGTGGCTCGACGACTTGTTCCCTAAAGCCAAGTTTCTCGATGCACTAGCCATGGTGGAAAAGGCAGGACACAAGAAGCGCGTCCTAACAGCCAGGTCCGAGATGATCAACGAGTCAAAACCAAAGGATACAATAGAAGAAATCGACTCTGAACTAGATGCCTTTGGTTCTATTGAACCTATGGAGGCCGGATCGTCAAAAGACGCAAGGCCGCAAACACCATTACAGGACGACGTAccggatgacgaggacctgTATGGAGCAACACCAAGGATCACGCGTACACAGCAGCACGAAGcagacgatgaggacgatCTGGATGCACTTATTGCCGAGTCGGAAGGGCAAGACAGTAAGCAGAAATCTCAGGTGGTCGATATTCACGACGAGGACGATCTGGATGCTCTGATTATGGAAGCGGAGACTGCGGATCACGGAAACGTGGTGCAGAAAACGGTAAATGCCAATAATAATGATTTTGCAGATGAGGAGGCTGCTATGCAGGAAATGGATGGTATATGGTAA
- the fcyB_2 gene encoding Purine-cytosine permease fcyB has translation MVSPLRPGPGHQNTQRFDEKGISHLSATGSTDEEANIPASDHELAAKLPVPSRLRDVNNRIENLAGFEARGITRVLPEERQPPSWSSDLQVAIMWYSANISLNNLAVAMLGPLAFELGFLDCAMCAVFGAFVGSLTTAYMSIWGPQSGNRTMVVLRFFMGYWPSKILCFLNIILMIGYATIDGIIGGQVLSAVSGGKMTIIVGIIVVSVVCWVVAVFGMALFHKYERYSWLPQTIALFILIGVAGPYFDASTPSKNSGALLAAQRLSFFNICLYVPNSWAGAASDFYVYYPEKTSKRKIFLLTLTGIWTAFTFVYLIAIGLGTGVANSPAWAEANGVSSGALIVAGYEPLKGFGRFCSVVVSLGVIANSIPSTYSAALGVQVLGRYFKVVPRYVWSTVIILIEFVLAVAGRDQLFTIFQNFCALMGYWAMIMFFVVLMEHLMFRGRRGFDWSRWEDKEYQPLGLAALASFLVGWAGAVLGMAQAWYTGPIAKLAQGGDVGLWIACGFTIISFPPLRALELKVFGR, from the exons ATGGTATCACCCTTGCGCCCGGGACCGGGTCACCAGAATACTCAGAGATTCGACGAGAAGGGTATTTCTCACCTGAGTGCTACCGGCTCCACGGACGAGGAAGCCAACATTCCGGCCAGCGACCATGAACTTGCCGCGAAGTTGCCTGTGCCTTCCAGACTGAGAGATGTCAACAACCGAATAGAAAACTTGGCCGGCTTTGAAGCCCGTGGTATTACACGGGTACTTCCCGAGGAGCGTCAACCTCCCTCATGGTCCAGCGATCTCCAAGTGGCCATCATGTGGTACAGCGCCAATATTTCTCTAAACAATCTTGCTGTCGCCATGCTGGGGCCTTTGGCTTTTGAATTGGGGTTTTTGGATTGTGCCATGTGTGCTGTATTCGGGGCCTTTGTTGGCAGTTTAACTACAGCGTACATGAGTATTTGGGGTCCTCAAAGTGGAAACCGGACAATG GTTGTTTTGCGATTCTTTATGGGCTACTGGCCATCCAAGATTCTGTGCTTCCTCAATATCATTCTCATGATTGGTTACGCGACCATTGATGGCATCATCGGAGGACAAGTCTTGTCAGCTGTTAGTGGCGGCAAGATGACCATCATTGTCGGAATCATCGTGGTGAGCGTGGTTTGCTGGGTGGTTGCAGTTTTTGGCATGGCTCTGTTTCACAAGTACGAGCG ATACTCGTGGCTTCCTCAAACTATTGCCCTATTCATTCTTATCGGTGTCGCTGGGCCCTATTTCGACGCCTCAACTCCCTCCAAGAACAGCGGCgctctcctcgccgcccaacgcctctccttcttcaacatcTGCCTGTACGTGCCCAACTCGTGGGCCGGCGCGGCCTCTGACTTTTACGTCTACTACCCGGAAAAGACCTCAAAGCGCAAGATCTTCCTCCTCACACTCACCGGCATCTGGACTGCCTTTACCTTTGTCTACCTCATTGCCATTGGTCTCGGAACCGGCGTTGCCAACAGCCCTGCCTGggccgaggccaacggcGTCAGCTCAGGCGCTCTCATTGTTGCCGGATACGAACCTCTCAAGGGTTTTGGAAGGTTTTGTTCTGTTGTCGTGTCGCTGGGGGTCATTGCCAACAGCATTCCGAGTACCTACTCTGCCGCTCTTGGTGTCCAGGTCCTCGGTCGCTATTTCAAGGTTGTGCCCCGATATGTTTGGTCGACGGTCATCATTCTGATTGAATTCGTGCTGGCCGTTGCCGGCCGCGACCAGCTCTTTACGATTTTCCAGAATTTTTGTGCCCTAATGGGCTACTGGGCAATGATCATGTTCTTCGTTGTGCTCATGGAGCACCTCATGTTCCGCGGCCGCAGGGGATTCGACTGGTCTCGATGGGAGGACAAAGAATACCAGCCGCTGGGCCTTGCTGCACTGGCAAGTTTCTTGGTCGGGTGGGCTGGCGCGGTACTTGGCATGGCTCAGGCGTGGTATACTGGTCCCATTGCGAAATTGGCCCAAGGCGGCGATGTTGGATTATGGATTGCTTGTGGTTTTACGATTATTTCGTTTCCGCCGCTGCGAGCTTTGGAGCTGAAGGTTTTCGGACGATAA
- the citC gene encoding Dehydrogenase citC gives MGNPIKSSSSPESFLTHSYDYIVIGGGTAGLAVASRLAEDASLRVGVLEAGGIAHGEDNVDIPAFYGRSLGGPLDWAFETEPQDGLGGRRLPWPRGKVLGGTSALNFMTWVRGGREDYDDWAALGNQGWAWNDLLPFFKKSETFHPPTQALREEYIATHEPEAFGTTGPIQISYSPDYSTSHKLWHSTLNAVGIKTNSAHLSGSNVGVWTNVNTVDPVTASRSYSTSYYLAHQPDNLHILTGATVYEIVLCKDGSGDEDDYVATGVRFSHGGKQHVVNVTREVVLSAGTVQSPQILEMSGIGSTEVLKKAGVQVKVDSPMVGENLQDHIMVAMIFEVDPSLSNPDDLLTDEAVIAAAREQYLREHRGPFTVLPCALAYIPFSHAVPSHFLAEIHAKSANITAYDDGKRAILRRRLDGTSTLGQVEYIFDLGNWSTTFKGDAGKKYGTMLQMLQHPFSVGSIHIRPGQSSTGDTKPIIDPAYYAGRHGQLDAEIIKECIHFGQKIAQTQPLAGIIRAAANPTPEIVADDARLRDWVRQHTITDWHPVGTCGMGGRAGIKGGVVDERLRVYGVKGLRVVDASVMPLQISAHLQATVYAIAEKGAHMILEDGGRR, from the exons ATGGGGAACCCAATCAAATCATCCTCTTCACCCGAGTCGTTCCTCACGCATTCCTACGACTACATtgtcattggcggcggcactgCTGGTCTAGCGGTTGCCTCTCGACTGGCAGAGGATGCATCACTTAGGGTAGGCGTCCTGGAAGCGGGCGGCATTGCACATGGCGAAGACAATGTTGATATCCCCGCTTTCTACGGCCGTTCCCTCGGCGGTCCGTTGGACTGGGCCTTTGAGACAGAGCCACAGGACGGTTTGGGTGGGAGACGgttgccgtggccgagggGAAAGGTGTTGGGGGGAACAAGCGCCCTGAATTTTATGACGTGGGTTCGAGGCGGCAGGGAGGATTATGATGACTGGGCGGCGTTGGGAAATCAAGGATGGGCCTGGAATGATTTACT CCCATTCTTCAAGAAATCCGAAACATTCCACCCGCCAACTCAAGCACTCAGGGAGGAATACATCGCCACACACGAACCCGAGGCCTTTGGCACGACTGGTCCCATTCAAATCTCTTACTCTCCCGACTATTCAACTTCTCACAAGCTGTGGCACTCAACACTCAATGCTgttggcatcaagaccaaTTCCGCCCACCTGTCGGGATCGAATGTCGGTGTGTGGACGAATGTGAATACCGTCGACCCCGTAACAGCTTCCCGAAGCTATTCCACCAGTTACTACCTCGCACACCAGCCTGATAACTTGCATATCCTGACGGGAGCCACCGTGTACGAGATTGTGCTTTGCAAAGATGGCTCcggcgatgaggatgactATGTAGCGACCGGAGTGCGCTTCTCTCACGGCGGCAAGCAGCATGTGGTGAATGTGACAAGGGAGGTGGTGTTGTCAGCTGGAACCGTCCAGTCTCCTCAAATTCTGGAAATGTCTGGAATTGGAAGCACCGAGGTCTTGAAAAAGGCCGGTGTTCAAGTGAAGGTGGACAGCCCAATGGTCGGAGAGAACTTGCAAGACCACATCA TGGTGGCCATGATATTCGAGGTAGACCCCTCGCTATCAAACCCTGATGATCTTTTGACGGATGAGGCCGTTATCGCCGCCGCGCGGGAGCAGTACCTCCGTGAACACAGAGGCCCCTTCACCGTTCTCCCATGCGCACTCGCATACATTCCCTTCTCTCACGCCGTCCCGTCACACTTCCTGGCCGAAATTCACGCCAAATCCGCCAACATTACAGCTtacgatgacggaaaacgCGCCATCCTTCGAAGACGTCTTGACGGCACATCAACCCTCGGTCAAGTAGAGTACATCTTTGACCTGGGCAACTGGAGCACCACGTTCAAAGGGGACGCTGGCAAGAAATACGGCACCATGCTCCAGATGCTTCAGCACCCGTTTTCCGTAGGGTCAATCCACATCCGCCCGGGTCAGAGCTCCACGGGGGACACAAAGCCCATCATCGACCCGGCATACTACGCCGGCCGACACGGGCAGCTTGACGCCGAAATCATCAAGGAGTGCATCCACTTCGGACAGAAGATTGCCCAAACGCAGCCGTTGGCCGGCATCATTCGTGCCGCCGCAAATCCCACGCCCGAGATTGTGGCCGACGATGCCCGGCTGCGGGACTGGGTGAGGCAACACACTATTACGGATTGGCACCCGGTTGGGACGTGCGGCATGGGCGGAAGAGCAGGCATCAAGGGAGGCGTGGTCGACGAGCGATTGAGGGTATATGGCGTCAAGGGGCTGAGAGTCGTGGACGCGAGCGTGATGCCGTTGCAGATTAGCGCGCATCTGCAGGCGACTGTCTATGCTATTGCCGAGAAGGGCGCGCACATGATTCTTGAGGATGGGGGGCGACGGTGA